In a genomic window of Nocardia fluminea:
- a CDS encoding coiled-coil domain-containing protein encodes MDAVQVQKKLELSPDEDFILTAWQYQMMQRDIAASKGKHLPSKREIRNSFRDNAVAAIVARDQDDWSPAVADVVHQIAADGESPNLEALESAGPQISSVVARRSRALLLLIDLYGFEPWVEGKWDKAVRAEALAAAHRSMDQLHPEDLPAVENAYKDAIKKLSKASNWTKYALLAGAGLGLGVLTGGLAAPAIAGAYGALVLGYSGAVATSAGLAAIGGGSIAAGGLGMAGGAALITGFSGAAGVGAVTLAGKAAGFTAARIAADAIRLHVVTQLVLRDVDGNEEAAKAVIVSLRERVTSLGKTVVALAERIEILRAQLETKQAELNAERDQRQAAEDRVARFRIVADRLKERVTGPENDELQALLAELEQVEGEKKTVETLAEGVSVLADDLEEAA; translated from the coding sequence ATGGACGCGGTGCAGGTACAGAAGAAGCTCGAGCTCTCTCCCGATGAGGACTTCATCCTCACCGCGTGGCAGTACCAGATGATGCAGCGCGACATCGCCGCGTCGAAGGGCAAGCACCTTCCGTCCAAACGCGAAATCCGTAACTCCTTTCGCGACAACGCCGTTGCGGCCATCGTGGCGCGCGACCAGGACGACTGGTCGCCCGCTGTCGCAGACGTGGTTCACCAGATCGCTGCGGATGGTGAGTCTCCGAATCTCGAGGCGCTCGAGTCCGCTGGGCCACAGATCTCCTCGGTCGTGGCGAGACGGTCACGGGCCTTGCTTCTGCTGATCGACCTGTATGGGTTCGAGCCGTGGGTGGAGGGCAAGTGGGACAAGGCCGTCCGCGCTGAAGCTCTCGCCGCCGCCCATCGGTCGATGGATCAACTCCATCCCGAAGACCTCCCGGCGGTGGAAAACGCCTACAAGGACGCGATCAAGAAACTGTCCAAGGCAAGTAACTGGACCAAATACGCGCTCCTGGCGGGTGCCGGCCTCGGACTCGGTGTCCTGACCGGCGGCCTCGCCGCACCAGCAATCGCTGGAGCGTACGGAGCGCTTGTTCTTGGCTATTCGGGCGCGGTGGCTACATCGGCGGGCCTGGCCGCGATCGGCGGCGGTTCCATCGCGGCCGGTGGTCTCGGCATGGCCGGTGGTGCCGCGCTGATTACCGGCTTCAGCGGCGCCGCGGGAGTTGGGGCAGTCACGCTTGCGGGTAAGGCTGCCGGGTTCACGGCTGCTCGCATCGCCGCCGACGCCATCCGACTCCACGTCGTGACCCAGCTCGTGCTGCGCGATGTCGACGGCAACGAAGAGGCCGCAAAGGCCGTCATCGTCAGTCTCCGCGAGCGCGTGACAAGCCTGGGCAAGACCGTCGTGGCTCTCGCCGAGCGAATCGAAATCCTTCGTGCGCAACTCGAGACAAAGCAAGCAGAGCTGAACGCCGAGCGCGATCAACGCCAGGCCGCCGAGGATCGTGTCGCTCGCTTCCGAATCGTCGCCGACCGGCTCAAGGAACGAGTCACCGGACCAGAGAATGATGAACTTCAAGCCTTGCTCGCCGAACTCGAGCAAGTCGAGGGGGAGAAGAAGACCGTGGAGACCCTTGCCGAGGGGGTATCGGTCCTCGCTGACGACCTCGAGGAAGCAGCGTGA
- a CDS encoding tyrosine-type recombinase/integrase, with amino-acid sequence MTRGRPPRPLGVPGKPMLTELAPGHWKARVRVRDSSGKRRELMRVSPTKLDARHRPIPDRTGQRALDAVMAAAAVITVGLGGELSTSMTVRELWVRYRASLIAQDRTTNTIARYDEVAKMFNTAFGDRRLFEVTTSAVETFLTEVGKARGPSNMRTGRIVLSGMFRYAVRTSPLEVNPVREVQMPKNIEAKGRTGGAGDLTTDELRFILSAVRTSQTPCPRQLAKAERERGTPVKAYTPPTVAAYCESADLADVITLYAATGLRRSQMLALLWTDIDLDAATLRPTGKLVRIAGKGLVRVTKKDDPKNRTGTIALPEFAVEMLKLRKTAMANRRPASPPDPGIEVLDLVFPSAVGTLRDPQNVGHGWQRVREALGFAEDITPHSFRHAVATILDDAGLSARVTADVLGHVDPAMTQRHYMARGRPHKAAADVLNRAVTG; translated from the coding sequence ATGACCCGCGGTAGACCACCCCGGCCCCTCGGGGTCCCCGGCAAACCGATGCTCACCGAACTCGCTCCCGGGCACTGGAAAGCCCGCGTCCGGGTCCGCGACTCCTCCGGAAAACGACGCGAGCTCATGCGTGTCTCCCCGACCAAGCTCGACGCCCGACACCGCCCGATCCCCGACCGCACCGGCCAACGAGCCCTCGACGCCGTCATGGCAGCCGCAGCCGTCATCACCGTCGGCCTCGGCGGCGAACTGTCCACATCCATGACCGTGCGCGAACTCTGGGTCCGCTACCGCGCGAGCCTCATCGCACAAGACCGCACCACAAACACCATCGCCCGCTACGACGAAGTCGCCAAAATGTTCAACACCGCCTTCGGTGACCGGCGCCTGTTCGAAGTCACCACCTCCGCGGTCGAAACCTTCCTCACCGAGGTCGGAAAAGCCAGGGGCCCTTCGAACATGCGCACAGGGCGCATCGTGCTCTCCGGGATGTTCCGCTACGCCGTCCGCACCAGCCCCCTCGAAGTCAACCCCGTCCGCGAAGTCCAGATGCCGAAAAATATCGAAGCCAAAGGCCGCACCGGCGGCGCCGGCGACCTCACCACCGACGAACTGCGGTTCATCCTCTCCGCCGTCCGGACCTCTCAGACCCCGTGCCCGCGACAGCTCGCCAAAGCCGAACGAGAACGCGGCACACCCGTCAAGGCCTACACCCCGCCCACCGTCGCTGCGTACTGCGAGAGCGCCGACCTCGCCGACGTCATCACCCTCTACGCCGCCACCGGCCTGCGCCGCTCCCAGATGCTCGCACTGCTGTGGACCGACATCGACCTCGACGCCGCCACCCTGCGCCCCACCGGAAAACTCGTCCGCATCGCAGGCAAAGGACTGGTCCGGGTCACCAAGAAAGACGACCCGAAGAACCGGACCGGCACCATCGCACTGCCCGAGTTCGCGGTGGAAATGCTCAAACTCCGCAAAACCGCCATGGCGAACCGGCGACCAGCTTCTCCGCCGGACCCCGGAATCGAAGTGCTGGACCTGGTATTCCCCTCAGCCGTAGGGACATTGCGTGACCCGCAAAACGTCGGACACGGCTGGCAACGCGTGCGCGAAGCCCTCGGGTTCGCCGAGGACATCACCCCACACAGTTTCCGCCACGCCGTGGCCACCATCCTCGACGACGCCGGCCTCTCAGCCCGTGTCACCGCCGATGTCCTCGGCCACGTCGACCCCGCGATGACCCAACGCCACTACATGGCACGTGGACGCCCACACAAGGCCGCCGCCGATGTCCTCAACCGAGCGGTGACCGGATAG